Proteins encoded together in one Prochlorococcus marinus str. MIT 9211 window:
- a CDS encoding endonuclease MutS2 — translation MDDLLNNSVLRSSATAFEETLELLDWRILCNHLSTFAPTAKGKRECKNIEIPQDIETTRKRLSETLEIGTLDKNLEAGISFQGVNELDGVILHCSKGGIASGEELLSIAETLRAVRRLKKIFEDPVSRPYTTSLFIDLATHHELEKVLLFGIEEGGRVADRASNQLSQLRRHLQDLRIGRRSILQDLIRRNGSILQDTVIAERYGRPVIAMKVGSVDQVPGVVHDSSSSGNTIFLEPQIVISLGNQIVEIQTKISKEEERLLSIWSQLVAKNINSLNHLSSVLLQLELGLARARYGDWLGGVLPVITTKEDDPFLIKDFSHPLLLWKNKKLGGHKVIPITFDVSKGLKVVAITGPNTGGKTIALKSFGLAVLMARCGMLLPCSSEPTLPWCNQVLADIGDEQSLEQNLSTFSGHIARIVRILDVIAQSPGPTVVLLDEVGAGTDPTEGSAIAISLLRALADSARLTIATTHLGELKALKYSDSRFENASVAFDSETIRPTYHLLWGIPGRSNAVAIAIRLGLDSQITETAKKLIGPKGLQDVNQVILGLEEQRERQQKAAEDAAALLARTELLYEELLARWEQQQETNRKWQEVGRYKLGTSIREGQREVRNLIRRLRAEGADGDIARKAGQRLKQIEFDSRPQVSRRNDFNWRPKIGDRVRLIALGKSGEIISISEDGCHLTVLCGIFRSTVDLSSIESLDGRKPSIPKSSVKVTTPRTMGSFSTVRTDRNTLDVRGLRVHEAEAVVEESLRNAIGKVWVIHGIGTGKLKRGLRQWLETLPYVERVVDAEQNDGGSGCSVIWLR, via the coding sequence ATGGATGATTTGTTAAACAATTCCGTATTGCGAAGCTCAGCCACCGCTTTCGAAGAAACATTGGAGTTATTGGATTGGCGAATACTGTGTAATCATCTCTCAACCTTTGCACCGACTGCGAAAGGTAAGCGTGAGTGCAAGAATATTGAGATTCCACAAGATATTGAAACAACAAGAAAAAGATTATCTGAAACTCTAGAAATCGGTACTTTAGATAAAAATCTTGAAGCGGGCATAAGTTTTCAAGGCGTCAATGAATTGGATGGTGTGATTTTGCATTGTTCAAAGGGTGGAATTGCATCCGGGGAGGAATTGTTAAGCATTGCTGAGACCCTTAGAGCGGTGAGACGCCTAAAAAAAATTTTCGAGGATCCAGTATCTCGCCCTTATACAACCTCTTTATTCATTGATCTTGCCACTCACCATGAACTTGAAAAAGTTCTTTTGTTTGGGATAGAAGAAGGAGGTAGAGTCGCAGATAGAGCAAGCAATCAACTCTCTCAGCTTCGTCGTCATTTGCAGGATTTACGGATAGGAAGAAGGAGTATTCTGCAGGATCTGATCAGAAGGAATGGTTCAATCCTTCAAGATACTGTTATCGCAGAAAGATATGGGAGACCTGTAATAGCAATGAAAGTCGGTTCCGTAGATCAAGTTCCTGGTGTTGTTCATGACAGCTCATCTTCTGGGAATACAATTTTTCTGGAACCACAAATAGTTATCTCTCTTGGCAATCAAATCGTTGAAATTCAAACTAAGATTTCCAAAGAGGAAGAACGTCTCCTTTCCATATGGAGTCAATTAGTCGCTAAGAATATTAATTCATTGAATCATCTGTCTAGTGTGCTTTTGCAATTGGAACTTGGCTTGGCACGAGCTCGGTATGGCGATTGGCTAGGAGGTGTGCTCCCTGTAATAACAACTAAAGAGGACGATCCTTTCCTGATTAAAGATTTCTCCCATCCATTATTGCTTTGGAAAAACAAAAAACTTGGTGGTCACAAAGTCATTCCAATAACTTTCGATGTCTCCAAAGGACTAAAGGTAGTAGCTATTACTGGTCCCAATACAGGCGGGAAAACAATTGCTCTGAAAAGCTTTGGCTTGGCAGTTTTAATGGCAAGGTGTGGCATGCTTTTGCCATGTTCCTCGGAACCTACTTTACCTTGGTGCAATCAGGTCTTAGCCGATATAGGAGATGAACAATCTCTTGAGCAAAACCTTTCAACATTTAGTGGACATATTGCTCGCATAGTTCGAATACTTGATGTAATTGCTCAATCTCCTGGACCAACGGTAGTTCTATTGGATGAGGTTGGTGCAGGCACTGATCCCACTGAAGGGAGTGCTATAGCTATTTCTCTATTACGAGCATTGGCCGATAGCGCAAGACTAACAATCGCAACAACTCACCTTGGAGAATTGAAAGCATTGAAATATAGCGATTCTCGCTTTGAGAATGCTTCGGTCGCCTTCGATAGTGAAACTATTCGGCCTACCTATCATTTGTTATGGGGAATTCCTGGCAGGAGCAATGCTGTTGCGATTGCTATTCGATTAGGGCTTGATTCTCAAATCACAGAAACAGCAAAAAAATTAATTGGACCCAAAGGATTGCAAGATGTTAATCAAGTGATCCTTGGACTCGAAGAACAGAGAGAGAGACAGCAGAAAGCTGCAGAAGACGCGGCAGCCCTTTTGGCTAGAACCGAATTGCTTTATGAAGAATTGCTTGCTAGATGGGAACAGCAACAAGAAACCAATAGAAAATGGCAGGAAGTTGGTAGATATAAATTAGGTACGTCTATACGTGAAGGTCAAAGAGAAGTTAGGAATTTAATCCGTCGTTTACGTGCAGAAGGAGCAGATGGAGATATAGCAAGAAAAGCAGGGCAACGTTTAAAGCAGATTGAATTTGACTCGCGTCCACAAGTTTCAAGAAGGAATGATTTTAATTGGAGACCAAAAATCGGAGATCGTGTGAGACTTATAGCTCTTGGCAAGTCTGGAGAGATAATCTCCATTTCTGAAGATGGTTGCCATTTAACTGTTCTTTGTGGGATTTTTCGTAGCACTGTTGATTTGTCTAGTATAGAAAGTCTTGATGGTCGCAAACCAAGTATTCCTAAGTCGTCGGTGAAAGTGACGACTCCTCGAACTATGGGAAGCTTTTCAACAGTGCGGACCGATCGAAATACTTTGGATGTAAGAGGTTTAAGAGTTCATGAAGCTGAAGCAGTAGTTGAAGAAAGTTTGCGCAATGCTATTGGGAAGGTCTGGGTAATTCATGGCATTGGAACTGGAAAATTAAAAAGGGGCTTACGTCAATGGCTTGAGACTCTCCCCTATGTGGAGCGAGTCGTAGATGCAGAGCAAAATGATGGCGGATCAGGTTGCAGTGTGATTTGGTTGCGATAG
- a CDS encoding CP12 domain-containing protein, translating to MNTIDEHIKKDQNEILSAKAEGNTPKVRHLEEELHSLEEYKEHHPEDKHDPNALELFCDANPDEPECLVYDD from the coding sequence ATGAACACAATCGACGAACACATTAAAAAGGATCAAAATGAGATCCTTTCTGCTAAAGCCGAAGGAAACACTCCAAAGGTTCGCCACTTAGAGGAGGAACTTCATTCTCTTGAGGAATATAAAGAGCATCACCCCGAAGACAAGCATGATCCAAATGCTCTTGAGTTATTCTGTGATGCCAATCCAGATGAGCCTGAGTGCCTAGTATATGACGATTGA
- a CDS encoding glutathione S-transferase family protein — MSIPPVIVAIARESWRWQWEQLMKGLAPADKSGNFQRVPSQVTNAVVPIKENLVNRHANEFPRLIIGRSCPWAHRTWLVYQIRGLQTSLDLLLAKADHRQGLWKIEPSWLGCSSLLDLYKLCGISPKHRATVPAIIDPKSTHTNAPKLLGNESAQLIEVLNEWPAKENSPDLFPHRLRKEINECSKILQSSINDGVYKCGFARNQKAYENASEELFNGLNEVELRLSKKGPWLCGENLTLADIKLFPTLIRWEAIYAPLFKCSKKPLLLFPKICEWRRRLFHIPEVMKTCNSIDWQNDYFGALFPLNPSNIVPNGPDLTTIVNSSRKTMK, encoded by the coding sequence ATGTCGATACCTCCAGTAATTGTTGCCATCGCTAGAGAAAGCTGGAGGTGGCAATGGGAACAATTAATGAAAGGGCTTGCACCTGCAGATAAGTCAGGAAATTTCCAGAGAGTACCAAGCCAAGTCACTAATGCTGTCGTACCAATTAAAGAGAATCTGGTAAATCGTCACGCAAATGAGTTTCCAAGATTAATTATTGGTCGAAGCTGTCCTTGGGCTCATCGCACTTGGTTGGTTTATCAAATCAGAGGTTTGCAAACTTCTCTTGATTTACTTTTAGCAAAGGCTGATCATCGTCAAGGTCTCTGGAAGATAGAGCCTTCTTGGCTAGGCTGCAGTTCTCTTTTAGACCTTTACAAACTATGTGGGATCAGTCCAAAACATCGTGCAACTGTTCCTGCAATTATTGATCCCAAATCGACTCACACAAATGCACCCAAACTTCTTGGGAATGAAAGTGCCCAATTAATTGAAGTACTTAATGAATGGCCAGCTAAAGAGAATTCTCCAGACCTTTTCCCTCATAGATTGAGAAAGGAAATCAACGAATGTTCAAAAATACTTCAATCATCAATTAATGACGGTGTATATAAATGCGGTTTTGCTCGAAATCAAAAGGCCTACGAAAATGCCAGCGAAGAGCTTTTCAATGGCTTAAATGAAGTGGAGCTAAGACTTTCTAAAAAAGGGCCTTGGCTTTGTGGAGAAAATCTAACACTAGCTGATATAAAGCTTTTCCCAACATTAATTCGTTGGGAGGCTATATACGCTCCGTTATTTAAATGCAGCAAAAAACCTTTGTTGCTATTTCCCAAAATTTGCGAATGGAGAAGAAGGCTCTTCCACATCCCCGAAGTGATGAAGACTTGTAATTCAATTGACTGGCAGAACGATTATTTTGGAGCTCTATTCCCCTTAAATCCAAGTAATATTGTTCCAAATGGTCCTGATCTAACCACAATAGTAAATAGTTCTAGAAAAACTATGAAATGA
- the hemB gene encoding porphobilinogen synthase: MELTYRPRRLRRTASLRSLVRENILTASDFIYPLFIHEGQDVQPIGAMPGANRWSLDALVGEVERAWELGVKCVVLFPKVSEELKSEDGAECFNANGLIPKAISRLKQELPEMTIMTDVALDPYSSDGHDGIVSSDGVVLNDETVDSLCKQAIVQAQAGADLIGPSDMMDGRVGAIRESLDDEGFEHVGIISYTAKYSSAYYGPFREALDSAPKVINKKPIPKNKNSYQMDPANSREAITEAQLDEQEGADILMVKPGLAYLDIIYRLRQESELPIAAYNVSGEYAMVKAAAEKSWIDEKSVVLETLLSFKRAGADLILTYHACDAAHWLRDGLFD; encoded by the coding sequence ATGGAGTTAACTTATCGTCCTCGACGTCTGCGTAGAACAGCTTCGTTAAGAAGCTTGGTTAGGGAAAATATTTTAACTGCATCTGATTTTATCTACCCTCTATTTATTCATGAAGGTCAAGATGTTCAGCCAATTGGTGCGATGCCAGGAGCCAATCGTTGGAGTTTAGATGCTCTTGTTGGCGAGGTAGAAAGGGCTTGGGAACTAGGTGTTAAATGTGTAGTGCTTTTCCCAAAAGTGTCTGAAGAACTTAAATCTGAGGATGGCGCTGAGTGTTTTAATGCAAATGGCTTAATCCCCAAAGCGATTAGCCGTTTAAAGCAAGAGCTTCCTGAGATGACGATAATGACTGATGTTGCACTGGATCCATATTCAAGTGATGGCCACGATGGGATCGTTAGTTCTGATGGAGTTGTATTAAATGATGAAACTGTTGATAGTCTTTGCAAGCAAGCAATTGTACAGGCTCAAGCAGGTGCTGATCTAATTGGTCCCAGCGATATGATGGATGGCCGTGTTGGTGCTATTCGTGAATCTTTAGATGATGAGGGTTTTGAGCATGTAGGAATTATTAGTTATACGGCTAAATATTCTTCCGCTTATTACGGGCCTTTTCGTGAGGCATTAGATTCGGCCCCAAAGGTAATTAATAAAAAACCTATTCCTAAAAATAAAAATAGTTATCAAATGGATCCTGCTAACTCACGTGAAGCAATTACAGAAGCTCAACTTGATGAGCAAGAAGGGGCTGATATTTTGATGGTGAAGCCAGGCTTAGCGTATCTGGACATTATCTATCGTTTACGACAAGAATCTGAATTGCCAATTGCTGCTTACAACGTTAGTGGAGAGTATGCAATGGTTAAGGCTGCTGCGGAAAAATCATGGATAGATGAGAAATCGGTAGTTCTTGAAACGCTATTGAGTTTTAAAAGAGCAGGTGCAGACTTAATACTTACTTATCATGCATGTGATGCTGCACATTGGTTGAGAGATGGATTATTTGACTAA
- a CDS encoding sodium-dependent bicarbonate transport family permease has product METNLILQNVLTPPVLFFFLGIVAVVVRSDLEIPAPLPKLFSLYLLLAIGFKGGLALEKSGFGGQVFPTLIAAILMSLLIPLVCFVILRLKLDVFNSAAIAAAYGSISAVTFITAESFLESQNIPFDGFMVAALALMESPAIIVGLLLVKLGAPKNRPNIQEMKWRSILHESMLNGSVYLLLGSLVIGFLTAAHNPVGVDKMQPFTGKLFYGAECFFLLDMGIVAAQRLPSLKKAGSFLIIFAVLIPLLNACLGIFVAKALLLGPGNSLLFAILCASASYLAVPAAMRMTVPEAKSSYYISTTLGLTFPFNIVIGIPLYMGLVNKLIPSIG; this is encoded by the coding sequence ATGGAAACCAATCTGATTCTTCAAAATGTATTAACACCTCCAGTACTATTTTTCTTTTTAGGAATTGTAGCTGTAGTAGTACGTTCTGATCTGGAAATACCTGCACCTTTACCCAAACTTTTTTCTCTATATCTTCTACTAGCAATTGGTTTTAAAGGGGGACTAGCGCTTGAAAAGAGTGGTTTTGGAGGTCAAGTTTTTCCAACACTTATTGCAGCGATATTAATGTCTTTACTTATACCACTAGTATGTTTTGTAATTTTGCGATTAAAGCTTGATGTTTTTAATTCAGCAGCAATTGCAGCTGCCTATGGATCGATAAGTGCAGTAACTTTCATAACAGCAGAAAGTTTTTTAGAGAGTCAAAACATACCATTTGATGGCTTTATGGTTGCGGCTTTAGCATTAATGGAATCGCCCGCAATAATTGTTGGTCTTTTACTTGTAAAGCTAGGCGCTCCAAAAAATCGGCCAAATATACAAGAAATGAAATGGAGGTCTATTTTGCATGAATCAATGCTAAATGGATCAGTCTATTTACTTTTGGGTAGTCTAGTTATTGGATTCCTCACTGCTGCTCATAATCCAGTTGGAGTCGATAAAATGCAACCTTTTACTGGCAAGTTGTTTTATGGAGCGGAATGTTTCTTTCTATTGGATATGGGAATAGTTGCTGCTCAGAGACTGCCTAGTCTTAAGAAAGCAGGGTCATTCCTAATTATTTTTGCGGTACTGATTCCTCTTTTGAATGCATGTTTAGGAATTTTTGTTGCAAAAGCATTATTACTAGGTCCTGGTAATTCACTCTTATTTGCAATTCTATGTGCCAGTGCTTCATATCTTGCAGTTCCAGCTGCAATGAGAATGACGGTGCCTGAAGCTAAATCAAGCTATTACATTTCAACCACCCTAGGGTTAACTTTCCCTTTTAATATTGTAATTGGAATACCTCTATATATGGGTCTGGTAAACAAACTCATTCCTTCTATTGGATAA
- a CDS encoding DnaJ C-terminal domain-containing protein — protein MTKGGFRDYFNLLGIERNAKTSEIKAAFRNLARKYHPDVNPGDKNAEAKFKEINEAYAVLSDAKKRKLYEEYLQNWKKSSDMSSKGSGFHADFEWHGNFDDFINDLLERLGGFQASNGFPRRSPLYRTGANTPVNLDAEINMQITFLEAFRGTDRRLKVNDERVQIRIPRGVCTGTKLRVKGKGNFQPGMGRRGDLIITLKVAQHPIWKLEHNQLVADLPLALDELLLGGTVIVMTPDGQAQIFIPPGTLPGKTLKLKGKGWPVKNDRGDLLLTIKMELPEQWSPKELELFNELKEQRTTNPRKDWLRLARL, from the coding sequence ATGACAAAAGGGGGATTTCGAGATTATTTTAATTTGCTTGGTATTGAGCGAAATGCCAAAACCAGTGAAATCAAGGCTGCTTTTAGAAATCTTGCTAGGAAGTATCACCCTGACGTGAATCCTGGAGATAAGAATGCAGAAGCAAAATTTAAGGAAATAAATGAGGCTTATGCAGTGCTCTCTGACGCTAAGAAAAGAAAACTTTATGAGGAGTATTTACAAAATTGGAAAAAATCTTCAGATATGAGTTCCAAAGGCTCTGGATTCCACGCTGATTTTGAATGGCATGGCAATTTTGATGATTTTATAAATGATCTTTTAGAAAGATTAGGAGGTTTTCAAGCAAGTAATGGGTTCCCACGAAGATCACCCTTGTACAGAACTGGCGCTAATACTCCTGTCAATTTAGATGCTGAAATAAATATGCAAATCACTTTTCTCGAGGCTTTTAGAGGGACAGATCGCAGGCTTAAAGTTAATGATGAGCGAGTTCAGATAAGGATTCCTAGGGGTGTTTGTACAGGAACAAAACTTAGAGTTAAAGGCAAAGGGAATTTTCAACCAGGAATGGGGAGACGAGGCGATTTGATTATTACTTTGAAAGTTGCACAGCATCCGATTTGGAAACTAGAGCACAATCAACTTGTTGCAGATTTACCTCTTGCTTTAGATGAACTTTTGTTAGGAGGAACAGTTATAGTAATGACTCCCGATGGACAAGCTCAAATATTTATACCGCCAGGTACCTTGCCAGGTAAAACTTTGAAACTGAAAGGTAAGGGGTGGCCAGTGAAAAATGATCGAGGGGATTTGTTGCTTACTATTAAAATGGAACTGCCTGAACAATGGAGTCCTAAGGAGCTTGAGCTTTTTAATGAACTCAAGGAACAGCGGACTACTAACCCACGTAAGGATTGGTTGAGGTTGGCACGCTTATAG
- a CDS encoding DUF2301 domain-containing membrane protein: protein MTEKSPSLVTSKTLIEPEFEGFYGKYKITLVDQLEVKRYRISVLVCAISFCCGLTQWLAIGPNLAWIWLITMTISLGLALQWIHIYILFLHNALKIFWAVGSLGVLFLLFNIGPQEMLSSIASKPILELFIGPFFMALTGLGFKEFFCFRRPEAIGMTFFIPIALLGHLLGVLSLSSVMSLLFISAILLLIMAVRKFGVDAALDIGDKSVFEYLDNQKTAESSGI, encoded by the coding sequence ATGACTGAGAAATCACCAAGTTTAGTAACTTCTAAAACATTGATAGAGCCTGAGTTTGAAGGTTTTTATGGAAAATACAAAATTACCCTTGTAGACCAGCTAGAAGTTAAGCGCTATCGAATCTCAGTATTAGTCTGTGCAATTTCTTTTTGCTGTGGTTTAACTCAATGGCTTGCTATCGGTCCAAATTTGGCTTGGATATGGCTTATAACAATGACGATTTCTCTAGGACTAGCACTGCAATGGATTCACATCTACATTCTCTTTCTTCATAATGCTCTAAAAATATTTTGGGCGGTTGGATCTTTAGGAGTATTATTCCTTCTTTTTAATATAGGCCCTCAAGAAATGCTTTCTAGCATTGCCTCAAAACCAATATTAGAATTATTCATTGGGCCATTCTTTATGGCTCTAACCGGTTTAGGTTTTAAAGAATTTTTTTGCTTCCGTCGACCAGAAGCAATAGGAATGACATTCTTTATTCCTATTGCACTTTTAGGACATTTACTAGGAGTTTTAAGTCTAAGCTCAGTAATGTCACTTCTATTTATATCAGCAATCCTTTTATTAATAATGGCTGTGCGAAAATTTGGAGTTGATGCAGCTCTTGATATAGGTGATAAAAGTGTTTTTGAATACTTAGACAATCAAAAGACAGCCGAGTCATCTGGTATTTAG
- a CDS encoding VOC family protein, with the protein MMTTNVQRLGHIAIRVENVDRAKKFYSNLGMKLVWDDPDWCYLEAGPGKDGLALLGPGYKAAGPHFAFHFTDKQEVKVAHTQLKESGVEVGPLHDHRDGTASFYLKDPEGNWLEMLYLPPEGIPSNQTS; encoded by the coding sequence ATGATGACTACAAATGTTCAAAGACTTGGTCACATAGCTATAAGAGTTGAAAATGTGGATCGTGCAAAAAAATTTTATAGTAATCTAGGGATGAAACTGGTGTGGGATGATCCTGATTGGTGTTATTTAGAAGCAGGACCTGGCAAAGATGGACTTGCTTTATTGGGACCCGGCTATAAAGCTGCAGGCCCACACTTTGCATTTCATTTTACGGATAAACAGGAAGTAAAAGTTGCTCATACTCAATTAAAGGAATCGGGAGTAGAGGTTGGCCCTCTTCATGATCACCGGGATGGAACAGCTTCGTTTTACTTGAAAGACCCTGAGGGAAACTGGTTGGAAATGCTTTATTTGCCCCCTGAAGGGATTCCCTCTAATCAGACGAGTTAA
- the obgE gene encoding GTPase ObgE: MQFIDQACISVKAGRGGDGIVAFRREKYVPAGGPSGGDGGKGGEIVLQADSNLQTLLDFKFKKFIVAQDGRRGGPNKCSGASGKDLVLKVPCGTQVRHQTTGIILGDLKHHGEILVVAYGGKGGLGNAHYLSNSNRAPEKCTEGKEGEQWLLHLELKLLAEVGIIGLPNAGKSTLMSVVSSARPKIADYPFTTLIPNLGVVRKPTGDGTVFADIPGLIEGAAAGVGLGHEFLRHIERTRLLIHLVDAAAARPIEDIAIIEKELFAYGHSLMNRPRVLVFNKKELLNEQCLQKLQAEARAFTNRDIIFISAATSEGLDELLKNVWEKLEI, encoded by the coding sequence GTGCAGTTTATTGATCAGGCATGTATCTCAGTAAAAGCAGGACGTGGTGGTGATGGGATCGTTGCTTTTAGAAGAGAGAAGTATGTACCTGCAGGAGGACCATCTGGAGGAGATGGTGGAAAAGGTGGAGAGATTGTGCTTCAAGCTGATTCAAATCTCCAGACGTTGTTGGACTTCAAGTTTAAGAAGTTCATCGTTGCTCAGGATGGACGAAGAGGAGGCCCTAATAAATGTTCTGGTGCATCTGGGAAAGACCTTGTTTTGAAGGTTCCTTGTGGTACTCAAGTTAGACATCAAACTACAGGGATAATTCTTGGTGATTTAAAACACCATGGAGAAATTCTTGTTGTTGCTTATGGAGGGAAAGGTGGCTTAGGTAATGCTCATTATTTAAGTAATAGCAATAGAGCACCGGAAAAATGCACTGAAGGGAAAGAAGGGGAGCAGTGGTTATTACATTTGGAATTAAAATTATTAGCAGAAGTTGGCATTATTGGTTTGCCTAATGCCGGGAAAAGTACCTTGATGTCAGTAGTTTCTTCGGCAAGACCAAAAATTGCTGATTATCCTTTTACTACTCTGATTCCAAATCTTGGTGTTGTTAGGAAGCCAACTGGAGATGGAACTGTTTTTGCTGATATTCCAGGCTTAATTGAAGGAGCAGCTGCAGGGGTGGGCCTAGGTCATGAGTTTTTAAGACATATTGAAAGAACTCGGCTTTTAATTCATTTAGTAGATGCAGCTGCAGCACGTCCAATAGAAGACATAGCGATCATTGAGAAAGAACTATTTGCCTATGGTCATTCCCTTATGAATAGGCCAAGAGTTTTAGTTTTTAATAAGAAGGAACTTTTGAATGAACAGTGCCTTCAGAAATTGCAAGCAGAGGCTCGTGCTTTTACTAATAGAGATATCATTTTTATTTCTGCTGCTACAAGTGAAGGTTTAGATGAACTACTCAAAAACGTCTGGGAAAAGTTAGAGATTTAA
- a CDS encoding SulP family inorganic anion transporter: MTLINGFHLKNIRGDILGGLTAAVVALPLALAFGNAALGPGGAIYGLYGAVVVGFLAALFGGTPAQVSGPTGPMSVTVAGVVASLAAVGVPRDLSAQQILPLVMAAVVIGGLFQVLFGVLKLGKYITLVPYSVVSGFMSGIGVIIIALQIGPLLGISTRGGVVESLTTVASNFEPNGAAIGVAIMTLGIVFLTPRKVSQWVPSPLMALLIVTPISIILFGDSGLDRIGEIPRGVPSLSLPSFNQYLPIILKAGLVLAVLGAIDSLLTSLVADNISQTRHNSDRELIGQGIGNAVAGLFSGLPGAGATMRTVINVKSGGSTPLSGMVHSIVLLIVLVGAGPLAEQIPTALLAGILIKVGLDIIDWGFLRRAHRLSLKTATVMYGVLLMTVFWDLIWAVLVGVFIANMLTIDSITQTQLEGMEADNPLQGSDDDLPSLPADEQSLLESCSGEVMLFRLKGPLSFGAAKGITERMMLVRNYKVLILDITDVPRLGVTATLAIEDMIQEAKINSRKAYVAGASGKVQERLSKFGVEGVVSTRKEALEAAVSLIKN, translated from the coding sequence GTGACCCTAATTAATGGTTTTCATCTAAAGAATATTAGAGGTGACATATTAGGTGGCCTCACAGCTGCTGTAGTTGCATTACCACTTGCACTTGCCTTTGGTAATGCAGCCCTAGGCCCTGGAGGGGCAATATATGGCTTATATGGTGCTGTTGTAGTTGGTTTTTTGGCAGCTTTATTCGGCGGTACCCCTGCTCAAGTAAGTGGACCTACTGGACCAATGAGTGTCACTGTGGCAGGAGTAGTCGCTAGCCTGGCTGCTGTAGGTGTTCCTAGGGATCTATCTGCTCAACAAATTCTGCCGCTCGTAATGGCTGCAGTAGTTATTGGCGGTTTATTTCAAGTTTTATTTGGTGTTTTAAAGCTTGGGAAATACATAACTCTTGTTCCCTACTCGGTTGTTTCAGGTTTTATGTCTGGTATTGGTGTAATTATTATTGCATTACAAATTGGACCCCTACTTGGAATTAGTACAAGAGGAGGCGTCGTTGAATCTTTAACAACAGTTGCATCAAATTTTGAACCAAATGGTGCAGCAATAGGGGTTGCAATAATGACTCTTGGAATAGTGTTTTTAACCCCCCGTAAAGTTAGTCAATGGGTCCCATCCCCTCTTATGGCTTTACTAATAGTCACTCCTATTTCTATTATTCTTTTTGGAGATAGTGGTTTAGATCGTATAGGGGAAATACCAAGAGGGGTACCATCTCTTAGCCTTCCAAGTTTTAATCAATACCTTCCAATAATCTTAAAAGCAGGACTGGTACTTGCTGTATTAGGTGCAATTGATTCTCTACTAACATCGCTCGTAGCGGACAATATTTCACAAACCAGACATAACTCTGATAGGGAACTAATTGGTCAAGGAATAGGTAATGCAGTAGCTGGATTGTTTTCTGGTCTGCCAGGAGCAGGCGCAACGATGCGAACAGTCATAAATGTCAAGTCCGGCGGGTCTACTCCTTTATCTGGAATGGTCCATTCAATAGTCCTATTAATAGTTTTAGTTGGTGCTGGGCCGCTTGCTGAGCAAATCCCTACTGCACTTCTTGCAGGCATTCTTATAAAGGTTGGCCTAGATATTATCGATTGGGGATTTTTACGCAGAGCTCATCGTCTTTCACTTAAGACAGCCACTGTTATGTATGGCGTCTTATTAATGACTGTCTTTTGGGATCTAATATGGGCTGTTTTAGTTGGTGTTTTTATAGCAAATATGCTCACAATTGACTCAATTACTCAAACACAATTAGAGGGAATGGAAGCAGATAACCCTCTTCAAGGAAGTGATGACGATCTACCATCATTGCCAGCCGATGAGCAATCATTACTAGAGAGTTGCTCAGGCGAGGTAATGCTTTTTAGGCTCAAAGGTCCTTTGAGTTTTGGTGCTGCAAAAGGAATTACTGAGCGAATGATGCTTGTCAGAAACTATAAAGTCTTAATCTTAGATATCACGGATGTGCCTCGACTTGGTGTGACTGCAACCTTAGCTATAGAGGATATGATTCAAGAAGCAAAAATTAATTCTAGAAAAGCTTATGTAGCTGGAGCAAGTGGCAAAGTACAAGAAAGACTATCCAAATTTGGAGTCGAAGGAGTAGTCTCAACGAGAAAAGAAGCTTTAGAAGCTGCTGTCAGTTTAATCAAAAATTAA